The Ursus arctos isolate Adak ecotype North America chromosome X, UrsArc2.0, whole genome shotgun sequence genome includes the window TAACCTTGGCAGGTAGGTTGCCTGCTATTCATGCACCCTAAGAATAGAAGTGAATCCCTTAAACTGTTAAAGGACATGAAGccaattgttatttttttaattttttaaacattttatttctttatttatttgagagagagagggacagagagagagagagagcatgagcagggggaggggcagaggcagagggagaagcagactccccgctaagcaggaagcccaatgcagggctcaatcccaggaccctgagatcatgacctgagtctaaggcagacgctcaaccgactgagccacccaggcgtccctgaagcCAATTATTAATGTATTGCCTCTCCACTCTAAATTCACCCCTCAAAACATGCTCTCTGATCATAGATGAATTTTTTAAGTATCTCTCCTTAAAAGTGAACACAATGTTATACTCTCCCAGTAGAAGACATTGGAGGGGCATTGAAGGAGGAAGTGCCTGTGACTTCTGGTTCTTAGGAGTGTAGCTGTGAAGATACCCTCAGTGCTCGGCTCCAGGCATGAGCCAAGAACAACTGTCTTCATCCAATGTGTGATCCTGATGTGGCCTGAGGATCAGCTCTCTGTGGCCCTCTTCATAGGTACATCCACTGGTACATCATACCAGGTTTGGTATCATCCAAACCACTTGCCCCCTTATTTCCCTCTGCTTCCTTgctctcctgccccaccccccaacaacTACTCTTCTGTAGTTCTCCCAGTGCTGCAGCCTTCCCCAAAACAAGGCCCTTCTGATCCTATGTGAAATTTTAGGGCATTTTTAGCTCCAGGTCTGCAACTCCACAAGCACCCCTATTCTTACTACACACCCACACACTGGCCACTAGCTGTGGCTTGTCCACACAGATGTATTCAGAGGGTTGCTTCCTGCTTGCCCTGCAACTGTAGACCGGCTCTGGTTTTGTAAACCAGCTCTGGCACCCACAAACCAGCAAACTTCTTTGTCATCCAGTAGGTTCTCCTACACCTTCTCCAGTGAGGTGTGAACTCCAGCCTTGGAGAGGGGCCCACACTCAAAATTTGTCTTTCCTTGGGCACTCTCCCACAGCCCTAGAATACCACATATAGGAAATAACATATCCTATATATTGTGCATTTTTCGTAGTTAATAATTCCTTATCTTAAATCTTATGTTTATGTTAGACTTCCTTTTTCCACTGTGCACTTAATACACCCTGCTTGGATTCAGATTGCTACAGAACCCATGTATAACAAATACCATTCTTAGAATTACTGATACCTTTCTCTTTGAGAGCTGCATCAAATAAAGACTTCCGCTatcactgagagagagagcagtaagggaaaagaaaggaatgaaaaccttggaaaggaagaagtaagactGGCATTATTTGCAGATGTTATGATTCTGTACCTTAAATCCTACAAGTATGTACAGACAAGTTGTTGGAATCAACAAAAGAGTTTAGACATTTGTAGCacaaaaaatcaatatacaaaagccATTTGCATTCTATTTACCAGcaacaaatttagaaaatgaaaatttcaaagaaggtatttgcaaaatATGAAGTACCTAGGACAAAATGTcctcttacagaaaaaaaaatacaaaatattatggGGACACATtagagaaaggttttttttttattattattaaaaggaaaGACAGACCATATCAATGAATCAAACATTCAATATTGAAAAGAAGGCAAATGTAAAAGTTCAACACAATCTTTATTAGATATCCCAAAGAGTTTTGGTTTAAATTTTTCTGATGAATTGATCACTTAAATGGAGTCAAAACGGGCCAAATAGAACCAAGACACTTTGAAGAACAAGGAAGAATTGACAGGCCTTATTCAAATATCAAGATTGGCTTTAGACCTGTGGTAATTAACACTGGTATACGGTGTTTCAAATACACAGATTAATAGGGCCATGGTACTTACTAGAGGGTATAGAAACTAGTCTATACATAGGTAGATACTTGACACATGTGGCACTGGAAATCAGTTGGAAAAGAGCAGACTTTTCAATGAGTGGTTTACTGAGACAATTGGATACCcaaattagaaacaaacaaataaacagaaccCTACTCAGCACCATACACAAACATCACTTACAGGTGGACTAAGACCTGAATGTGAAAggcaaaaccaaaatattttagaagacaatataaaacatagaaaatattttcatgaccttAATGCAGGGACAGATTTCTTAAAACAGGAAATCACTAACTATAAGGAAGAGAATGGTAAATTTGACTGCATTATAATTAAGATCTGTTCACAGAGCACAGCATAAAGCAAGTGAAAATACAAGCAAAGAGCAAGGGAATTTTTTTGGCCACACATATAACCACCAATGCACTGGTATTTAAagcatataaagaactcattAAATCAGTAAGTACAAGActgaaaatagaatagaaaaatgggcaaaatatttgaatttggaCAGTCTATTTCTTGAACTTGGTCCTACTTACATgagtgtttgtttttataaattatctAAACCTGCGGATATGGTTTATGCACTCCTCTAtatctcagatttttaaaatggcttccttcaaaaaaagtaatagaaggaaaatatgtGAAGTAAGAATTTTGATGAGGTTTCGATTGTTAGGGATGAAAAACTTGTTCTTCCTATCAAGAGATCATCAAGTGTCTATTTCATTAAATCAAGGGAAAGTGGGGATTGTTTAAACTATATGCACCCCATAATCTAGTCATCACTCTAAACCTTTCTCTTGCTAGATATTTCACCCTATATTCATATCATTTCCCAAATCACAGATGATAGGCAAGTCGTaagatcatcatcatcattaaaaaaaatcattaggcaTCACAGGCCAAATCCATTACAGTGAGATTGGGTCACCACACTGAAAGGCAAGCAGGCACACCAGCACTATTGAACATATGTGTATTGaacatatgtgtatttttctcaGCAGAGTCCATAATAGTGACTTAGAATATAACCTTATCACATTTAATTGGTACACCTGTCCAGAGACCTCCATGTGCTAGAGAATCTAGAGTTAGCTGAGGAATGTTTTGAGGAATGCTCTGGGAATTGGACATGACATTTACCACAGTGTAATGGCAAAGAGTTGGTTTAGGTTGTGCACCGTCTTGGAAGagcccaggggtggggtgggttttCCAGGATTCAGTACAAACTGTTTCATCTTCCAGGCTTTGCACTTCTAGGCTGAACAGTGGTAATCTGTTTTGGCCCCACCTCTTACTCATTCTAATTTCTGTATCAgcaggcaaaaataaataaataaataaataaataaataaataaataaataaaactataaaacaaattttCCTGAGGACCTTGGTCAAGACAGTTCTGGATATGGAAGttgccccgggggggggggggaaggacatCGTTTTCAGCAGAATTTGCTAGCACTATTGTACTTTAATGTTGACACATAGTATATTGTCCCAGGAATTTTCTCTCATTGGATTGATAAATCCAGCCCGCCAGCcaggaaacaatttttaaaaagcaccacgCTTACCACTGGGACGGAGTGAGGGTGTTTATTTTGGTATACACAGTGATGTACAGATTTAAGTTGCATTTAGCAGATAGATTGCTAgatattccagcaccatttaccAAATGAACTTTCATTTCCCCATTATCTGGGAAGACGTCCTTGATTTCCTACAAATATTGAATGTAGAACTTATTTGTGCATACCAGACTCTGcctctgggctttctattctgttccagagACCCAGTACCAGAATATTTAAATCACTGTGTCGTTAAACACGTTTTAATATCTGATAGGACCAGTTTCTGCGcattgcacattttttttttttttcctttcaggaacATGTTCGGGCCCGCGGTAGGGGGCGGGGTCGCGCCTCCTCCGCGGCTCTGGTTCCAGCCGAGCCTCACCGACGCGGAGATGGAAAGCCCGAGGCTGCTCCCGCCTCGAGGGACGCGACAGAGCGGCGGTGCTGGCAGCCCCGCGGGCGGCAGCCGGTTCCACGGCGGCCCTGACCCACGGGCTAGCCAGGTCCCTGCGCGCCGCCTCCTGCTGCTCCGGGGCCCCCAAGATGGCGGGCCCGGGAGGCAGCGCGAGGAGGCCCGCGCGGCCTCACGGGGCCCGGGCCTGAGCCCGTTGGCGCCGAGGTCGGATCacgctggcggcggcggcggcggcggcggcggcggcggcggcggcggcgacttcTTCCTGGTGCTGCTGGACCCGGTGGGTGGCGATGTGGAGACCCCGGGCGCCGGCCAGGCCCCAGGGCCTGTATGGAGGGAGGAGGCCGAGTCGGTCCCACAGCTCCAGCAGGGTGAGAGTGGCGCGAACCCCGCGGGCCGCCAGGCGCTAGGCCCCTGCTGCCTGTCCGCAGTCCCCGCCCCAGCCCCGGCTGAGAACCCGGTCCCCGCCCCGGGCCTGGGACCCGCCTCGGCCTTCACCGGCACCGTCACCATCCACAACCAAAACCTGCTGTTGCGCTTCGAGAACGGTGTCCTCACCCTGGCCACGCCCCCGCCGCCAGCCTGGGAGCCTGGGGTCGCGCCTGCCCCTCAGCCTGGGGGTCTGATGGCTCAGCAAGCGGGGGTCCCGCACGCAGCGCAGCCCAGCGACTGCCCCGAGCTGCCGCCCGACCTCCTGCTGGCCGAGCCGGCTGAACCGGCGCCCACCCCAGCGcctgaggaggaggcagagggccGGGCCGCAGCCGAGAGTCCCCGCAGGCCGCTGGGCCCAGGCCCGGGCGTGGTGCTGTACCTGTGTCCCGAGGCGCAGTGCGGACAAACCTTCGCCAAGAAGCACCAGCTGAAGGTGCACCTGCTGACTCACAGCAGCAGCCAGGGCCAGCGGCCCTTCAAGTGCCCCCTGGGCGGCTGTGGCTGGACTTTCACCACCTCCTACAAGCTCAAGAGGCACCTGCAGTCTCACGACAAACTGCGGCCCTTTGGCTGCCCTGCGGAGGGCTGTGGCAAGAGCTTCACCACGGTGTATAACCTCAAGGCACACATGAAGGGCCATGAGCAGGAGAACTCGTTCAAATGCGAGGTGTGCGAGGAGAGCTTCCCCACTCAGGCCAAACTCAGCGCCCACCAGCGCAGCCATTTCGAGCCCGAGAGGCCATACCAGTGCGCGTTTTCCGGCTGCAAGAAGACGTTTATCACAGTGAGTGCCCTGTTTTCCCATAACCGTGCCCATTTCAGGGAACAGGAACTCTTTTCCTGCTCTTTTCCTGGCTGCAGCAAACAGTACGACAAGGCTTGTCGCCTGAAAATTCACCTGCGGAGCCACACCGGTGAGAGACCTTTCCTTTGTGACTTTGACGGCTGTGGCTGGAACTTCACCAGCATGTCCAAACTCTTAAGGCACAAAAGGAAGCACGAGGATGACCGGAGGTTCATGTGCCCTGTGGAAGGCTGTGGGAAATCT containing:
- the LOC113248766 gene encoding zinc finger X-linked protein ZXDB, whose product is MESPRLLPPRGTRQSGGAGSPAGGSRFHGGPDPRASQVPARRLLLLRGPQDGGPGRQREEARAASRGPGLSPLAPRSDHAGGGGGGGGGGGGGGDFFLVLLDPVGGDVETPGAGQAPGPVWREEAESVPQLQQGESGANPAGRQALGPCCLSAVPAPAPAENPVPAPGLGPASAFTGTVTIHNQNLLLRFENGVLTLATPPPPAWEPGVAPAPQPGGLMAQQAGVPHAAQPSDCPELPPDLLLAEPAEPAPTPAPEEEAEGRAAAESPRRPLGPGPGVVLYLCPEAQCGQTFAKKHQLKVHLLTHSSSQGQRPFKCPLGGCGWTFTTSYKLKRHLQSHDKLRPFGCPAEGCGKSFTTVYNLKAHMKGHEQENSFKCEVCEESFPTQAKLSAHQRSHFEPERPYQCAFSGCKKTFITVSALFSHNRAHFREQELFSCSFPGCSKQYDKACRLKIHLRSHTGERPFLCDFDGCGWNFTSMSKLLRHKRKHEDDRRFMCPVEGCGKSFTRAEHLKGHSITHLGTKPFVCPVEGCCARFSARSSLYIHSKKHLQDVDTWKSRCPVSTCNKLFTSKHSMKTHMAKRHNLGQDLLAQLEAANSLTPSSELTSQGQSDLSDAELVSLFSDVPGSSSATVLDTALVNSGILTIDVASVSSTLAGSLPANNNNPLGQAVDPRALMATSDLPQSLDTSLFFGTTASGFQQSPLDMDDVPSLTVGPLASLGSSGMKNSSQEPQALTPSSKLTVDTDALTPSSTLCENSVSELLPPTKAEWNVHPDSDFFGQEEETQFGFSNPAGNHGSQKETDLITVTGSSFLV